One segment of Streptomyces sp. NBC_00576 DNA contains the following:
- a CDS encoding RICIN domain-containing protein: MTRPLVRKAFAAATAGCVGMAVALASATSASAYQPSSSNLYVADNSAACNKRPCVLYPKSAQLPGGRIVASFENSQGAPVGQTLPVYKSDDDGTTWQKLTDVKPPSELSSDPKYAKYTSNWTNPYFYVLPQDVGDLRAGTLLLASVVSGDDYYYKEKKAADPNWAPTGNGDRKDVAIALYASTDQGATWSVENIIATGSWQGGTDSSANSNAQQDPVWEPYLIARNGKLVAYYSDENDYLSYDATTGIPVLDPDNDTAPDSDGQILAHKTWDGRSTSWSQPVVDMAGTTVSRGNGKTQIGGKRPGMTTLAPTTDGKWIMTYEYFVGGPDVRYRIADDPLKFYAAADQPITELPVPAGGRTLPTGGSPVLQPLPDGRIVMNAAGDKNVWVNESGRSDGTWKEYQTPIAAGYSRNLQYVDGTGRVLILQAAWAGGSVGPVKYAEVDLGRSAGTYSTLVNRATGQVLSPDAGKTQDANLTGNAPDLVLRDKDAVDDTQRWHVTEKGGNVSLLNKAGGRSVAVWTGSATAGQRLAQWVDDGATDKQWTLAPSTDGYYKIRSVRNASLFMTGAAQSGPVTLQASINTATDPAADDAQEWQLVQDPAPANPFTLKGANSGRCLDVPNGQTGVQVQIWDCSGNQNQTITQTAAGELRVAGNCLAAAGDGTTAGTKLILWTCNGKSSQKWSFRLDGSAINRSNGLAIDVKNSAKANGSPVQLWTALGNATQKWSRG; the protein is encoded by the coding sequence ATGACAAGACCCTTGGTACGGAAGGCTTTTGCGGCAGCGACGGCTGGCTGCGTCGGCATGGCAGTCGCCCTTGCCTCCGCGACGAGTGCGTCGGCATATCAGCCGAGCTCGTCGAATCTGTATGTGGCGGACAATTCCGCCGCGTGCAACAAGAGGCCCTGTGTCCTCTACCCGAAGTCGGCCCAGTTGCCGGGGGGCCGGATCGTGGCGTCGTTCGAGAACAGCCAGGGCGCTCCGGTGGGGCAGACGCTGCCGGTCTACAAGAGCGACGACGACGGCACGACCTGGCAGAAGCTGACCGATGTGAAGCCGCCCTCCGAACTGTCCAGTGACCCGAAATATGCCAAATACACCAGTAACTGGACGAACCCTTACTTCTACGTGCTCCCGCAGGACGTGGGAGACCTCCGCGCGGGCACATTGCTTCTCGCGAGCGTGGTCTCGGGGGACGACTACTACTACAAGGAGAAGAAGGCCGCCGACCCCAACTGGGCGCCGACCGGTAACGGTGACCGCAAGGACGTGGCGATCGCCCTGTACGCCAGCACCGACCAGGGTGCGACCTGGAGCGTCGAGAACATCATCGCCACCGGCAGCTGGCAGGGCGGGACCGACTCGAGCGCCAACAGCAACGCGCAGCAGGACCCGGTCTGGGAGCCGTACCTGATCGCCCGCAACGGCAAACTCGTCGCCTACTACTCCGACGAGAACGACTACCTCAGCTACGACGCCACCACCGGCATACCGGTCCTCGACCCCGACAACGACACCGCGCCGGACTCGGACGGCCAGATCCTCGCGCACAAGACCTGGGACGGCCGCAGCACGTCCTGGAGTCAGCCGGTCGTCGACATGGCGGGTACCACGGTCAGCCGGGGGAACGGCAAGACACAGATCGGCGGCAAACGCCCGGGCATGACGACGCTGGCCCCGACGACCGACGGCAAGTGGATCATGACCTACGAGTACTTCGTCGGCGGCCCGGACGTCCGCTACAGGATCGCGGACGATCCGCTGAAGTTCTACGCGGCCGCCGACCAGCCGATCACCGAGCTGCCCGTGCCGGCTGGTGGGCGCACGCTGCCGACCGGCGGCAGCCCGGTGCTCCAGCCGCTGCCGGACGGACGGATCGTGATGAACGCCGCCGGTGACAAGAACGTCTGGGTGAACGAGTCCGGCCGCAGTGACGGCACCTGGAAGGAGTACCAGACGCCGATCGCCGCCGGGTACAGCCGCAACCTCCAGTACGTGGACGGCACGGGACGCGTCCTGATCCTCCAGGCCGCGTGGGCGGGCGGCAGCGTCGGTCCGGTGAAGTACGCCGAGGTCGACCTCGGCCGGTCCGCCGGCACCTACAGCACCCTCGTCAACCGTGCGACCGGTCAGGTTCTCAGCCCGGACGCCGGGAAGACGCAGGACGCGAACCTCACCGGGAACGCGCCCGACCTCGTCCTGCGCGACAAGGATGCCGTGGACGACACACAGCGCTGGCACGTGACGGAGAAGGGCGGCAACGTCTCCCTGCTGAACAAGGCCGGTGGCCGCTCGGTCGCTGTCTGGACCGGCAGCGCGACAGCAGGGCAGCGCCTGGCCCAGTGGGTCGACGACGGAGCCACCGACAAGCAGTGGACCCTCGCCCCCTCGACCGACGGCTACTACAAGATCCGATCGGTCCGTAACGCGAGCCTCTTCATGACGGGCGCCGCCCAGAGCGGCCCCGTCACCCTGCAGGCGTCGATCAACACGGCCACGGACCCCGCGGCGGACGACGCGCAGGAGTGGCAGCTCGTCCAGGACCCGGCACCGGCGAACCCCTTCACGCTGAAGGGTGCAAACTCGGGTCGCTGCCTCGACGTGCCCAACGGACAGACGGGTGTTCAGGTACAGATCTGGGACTGCTCCGGGAACCAGAACCAGACCATCACGCAGACCGCCGCGGGTGAACTCCGCGTCGCGGGTAACTGCCTGGCCGCGGCCGGTGACGGCACGACCGCCGGTACCAAGCTGATCCTCTGGACCTGCAACGGCAAGTCCAGCCAGAAGTGGTCGTTCCGTCTGGACGGCTCTGCCATCAACCGCTCCAACGGCCTCGCGATCGATGTGAAGAACTCGGCGAAGGCCAACGGATCGCCGGTCCAGCTGTGGACGGCTCTCGGTAACGCCACCCAGAAGTGGAGCCGAGGCTAG
- a CDS encoding LacI family DNA-binding transcriptional regulator codes for MLTNIAAEAGVSLSTVSKVVHRRRDVGAATRARVEELLDRYSYARPWERDPSTPRQIIAVFRDLSGPYTLEVARGIVDAAGELGINVVTGTTGRRSISGWLEECVALGAAGMVIVISMLAEEDQRRIVEQRIPVVLIDPLSAPTQDIPSIGVTNWSGAREAVQHLLDLGHTRIGMVAGRSHSLAGAARVHGYRAALEEAALAYDPAIVRSTDFDYDEALAASLQILRAHDPPTAVFAASDAQALGVLEAARQQGLGVPDDLAVMSFDDTLVAAMACPPLSAVRQPFEELGREATRILLELAQGRPPASPRIELATELVLRTSTKARTPAVSG; via the coding sequence TTGCTGACGAACATCGCCGCCGAGGCGGGAGTCTCGCTCAGTACCGTGTCCAAGGTGGTGCACCGACGTCGGGACGTCGGCGCGGCGACGCGCGCCAGAGTCGAGGAGCTGCTGGACCGCTATAGCTACGCCCGCCCGTGGGAGCGGGATCCCTCGACGCCCCGGCAGATCATCGCGGTGTTCCGTGACCTGTCGGGCCCGTACACCTTGGAGGTGGCGCGCGGGATCGTGGACGCGGCCGGTGAGTTGGGCATCAACGTGGTCACGGGGACCACGGGCCGCCGGTCCATTTCCGGATGGCTCGAGGAGTGCGTGGCGCTCGGTGCGGCCGGGATGGTCATCGTGATCTCGATGCTGGCCGAAGAGGATCAACGCCGGATCGTCGAGCAGCGGATCCCCGTGGTGCTGATCGACCCGCTCAGCGCGCCGACGCAGGACATTCCCAGCATCGGCGTGACGAACTGGAGCGGCGCCCGGGAGGCCGTGCAACACCTGCTGGACCTCGGGCACACCCGGATCGGCATGGTCGCGGGCCGCTCGCATTCTCTGGCCGGGGCGGCACGCGTGCACGGCTACCGGGCCGCCCTGGAGGAAGCCGCCCTGGCCTACGACCCCGCGATCGTCCGCTCGACCGACTTCGACTACGACGAAGCGCTCGCCGCCAGCCTGCAGATCCTGCGGGCCCACGACCCGCCCACGGCCGTCTTCGCGGCCAGCGACGCACAGGCGCTCGGCGTGCTGGAGGCCGCTCGCCAGCAGGGACTGGGCGTACCGGACGACCTCGCGGTGATGTCCTTCGACGACACCCTGGTGGCGGCCATGGCCTGCCCGCCGCTGAGCGCCGTACGGCAGCCGTTCGAGGAGCTGGGGCGCGAGGCGACGCGGATCCTCCTGGAACTCGCCCAGGGCCGGCCGCCCGCGTCCCCGCGCATCGAGCTCGCCACGGAGCTCGTGCTGCGGACGTCGACGAAGGCTCGCACTCCGGCGGTTTCCGGGTAA